The stretch of DNA ATCACTACTGTACGGCCCTGATTGATGACAGCTTCGATTTCATCTTCCTGCACGCTTTCGCTGATGTCCATATAGGCTCCAGCAGGCTGAGGAACAACAACTACTTTTTTAACTTCAATCGTTGTTTGATTTGCAATCTGATGATTACCCGTCAGCTTATCTTTCAGTCTTTTACGGGTGTTTTCATCTTTAAATTGATCTACTGGCAGACCTGTCACAAGCACATCAATCACTGGTTGCTCTGTCAGAGCCAGTGCTGCATAGAACAATGCCTTATATTGGTTCGTGCTGGGATAGTCTGCGTGCAATTCCCGCTCCCAGCCTTGGATGCGTCCTGGTTCAACACAAGCAGCCCATTGCTCATTGTTCACCAGGACCTGTACAAAGTCGGAGCCGTGGCCGCCTCCAATTTTCTGAGGCATCAGCGACAGAGGGGCAGCCCCGACTGGGCGGACTAATGTCGTCATATCCGATTCACGATGGCCAAAGGCCAGCTTGAAATTCGAATAGCCAATATCCATACCGAGGATAAATTCAGAATTCTCCACTGCTTCAGTACCTTTTTTCGCCATGTTCCCTCCTGTTGATACGACTTCAAAACGACTTGTAACGCTTGGCATCATAGCATCACAGATGCATAAAATGGAACTATCAACGGAAAATTTTCTTTTCAAAGTCGCTT from Comamonas testosteroni encodes:
- a CDS encoding ParM/StbA family protein, producing MAKKGTEAVENSEFILGMDIGYSNFKLAFGHRESDMTTLVRPVGAAPLSLMPQKIGGGHGSDFVQVLVNNEQWAACVEPGRIQGWERELHADYPSTNQYKALFYAALALTEQPVIDVLVTGLPVDQFKDENTRKRLKDKLTGNHQIANQTTIEVKKVVVVPQPAGAYMDISESVQEDEIEAVINQGRTVVIDPGFFSVDWVSIAAGEMRYNSSGTSLKAMSVLLDDAASRIKEEFGGQLSVEKLESAIVSGKNEIPLYGKMVPIKSYVEEAIKKIPDLALTSMKKSMREEGLDADVILLAGGGATFYKEAAKRIFPKAHIIMSANPELANARGFWMLG